The genomic segment GACGCCAGCCATTTGTAATCTTGCTACTGTAACCTGGGTAGACAACGAGCTCATATCGCCGGAAGCATCTATGACAGCGAAAACATCATAACCCTCGGCAACTGCGGAAATTGCAGGGAAAGCCACACAAACACTTGTTAATACACCGGCAATAACCAATTTTTTCTTACCAGTAGCTTTTACAGCTTCAACAAAGCTAGGAGTATCCCAAGCATTTACCTCGCCTGTGCGACCCACATATTGCGCATGAGGCGCAATCTCGTGGATTTCAGGCATCAAAGGGCCGTTAGGCCCTTTTGGTTCAGAGGCCGTCGTGATCACAGGGATGTTTTCGACTGCCGCGATCTGAGCGAGTGCAACAACATTACTCCTTAACGTGGGTACTTCAATGTCCTTCACTGTCTGAAATAGACCACTCTGATGATCAATTAATAGAAATGCGACATCATTCGCATTTATCCGTGTTGTAAGTGCCATAACTTTTAAATTTGATACGAGTGTTTAATTATTTAACTAATTTGTTTAACATTTAAAAGGTCGCAAATAGTTCCTTTCACTTCAAACAGTACG from the Sphingobacterium thalpophilum genome contains:
- a CDS encoding isochorismatase family protein — its product is MALTTRINANDVAFLLIDHQSGLFQTVKDIEVPTLRSNVVALAQIAAVENIPVITTASEPKGPNGPLMPEIHEIAPHAQYVGRTGEVNAWDTPSFVEAVKATGKKKLVIAGVLTSVCVAFPAISAVAEGYDVFAVIDASGDMSSLSTQVTVARLQMAGVIPITTTAVISEILKSWKHTEAQKYANALSLVMPNYQALIESYYKAQEVALEK